Proteins from one Lacrimispora sphenoides genomic window:
- a CDS encoding C45 family autoproteolytic acyltransferase/hydolase: MLKIQTYTAELVGTSYEIGYQFGKLTAAIPQLQATHTAGMEDFGLKQAEEAAKLFDRWCPGLTEELCGFADALKVKPEQVFFYGMTFLLPRCSHIALLPSRTAERKPLLARNYEFSHEAEDFCLIKTSVTGKYSHMGTSVLHFGRDDGFNEHGLAVTMSSCGFPVGALPYMRSPKFKGLQFWAVTRALLENCKDVMESLEYLEGMPIAYNLNMLLLDKAGNAALVETMDGRTAVKQINPDSQEQMLYATNHALFPDLQSMEPQVMAHSARRYEYIEKKIAHKSEITQAQLKEMLLAKYPEGLCCHYFEEYFGTTKSMVISPSDGIINLCWGGRSENGWHTYDINKPLEDGMQAVEINLEKATPGTYDWQPLT, from the coding sequence ATGCTAAAAATACAAACCTATACCGCAGAACTTGTCGGTACAAGCTATGAAATTGGATATCAGTTTGGAAAATTGACCGCTGCAATTCCGCAGCTGCAAGCAACACATACTGCCGGAATGGAGGACTTTGGACTAAAGCAGGCTGAGGAGGCGGCAAAACTTTTTGACCGCTGGTGTCCCGGTCTCACAGAAGAGCTTTGCGGTTTTGCTGATGCGCTGAAGGTAAAACCTGAGCAGGTGTTTTTTTACGGAATGACCTTTCTGCTACCCCGGTGCAGTCATATTGCACTGCTGCCAAGCCGTACTGCCGAGAGGAAACCCCTGCTCGCCCGCAACTATGAGTTCAGTCACGAAGCTGAGGATTTCTGTCTGATTAAAACCAGCGTGACAGGAAAATACTCGCATATGGGTACCAGCGTACTCCACTTCGGACGGGATGATGGCTTTAACGAACACGGCCTCGCCGTCACGATGAGTTCCTGTGGCTTTCCGGTAGGGGCTCTTCCATATATGCGATCACCGAAGTTTAAAGGTCTCCAGTTTTGGGCGGTTACCCGCGCTCTGCTGGAAAATTGTAAGGACGTAATGGAATCACTCGAATATCTGGAAGGGATGCCCATCGCCTACAACCTCAACATGCTTCTACTAGATAAGGCAGGCAATGCCGCTCTGGTAGAAACGATGGATGGCCGCACTGCTGTCAAGCAGATTAATCCAGATTCCCAAGAGCAGATGCTGTATGCTACAAACCATGCACTTTTTCCAGATCTTCAGTCGATGGAACCACAGGTGATGGCGCATTCAGCAAGACGATACGAATATATCGAAAAAAAGATTGCACATAAAAGCGAAATAACGCAAGCACAGCTCAAGGAAATGCTGTTGGCTAAGTATCCGGAAGGCCTATGCTGTCATTACTTTGAAGAGTATTTCGGAACCACTAAGAGCATGGTGATTTCGCCATCAGATGGTATCATTAACCTTTGCTGGGGTGGCCGATCCGAAAATGGCTGGCATACCTATGATATTAACAAACCATTAGAAGATGGTATGCAAGCTGTGGAGATCAATTTGGAGAAAGCGACACCAGGCACTTACGATTGGCAGCCGCTGACTTAA
- a CDS encoding AraC family transcriptional regulator: MNYRKSLEQAVIYIENHLGYNIMVEEVAKAAGYSYYHLNRQFTAILGESIGSYIKKRRLADASKKLLYTDLKIIDIAIEYGFDSPEAFSRAFKAIYKVSPQSYRQNRLDIFIGGKERLDTGLLDHLARNVTVHPRIVELLEIKVAGIRGKTTLRDNRLRELWDRANSLYRQIPNRIPGGRSFGICEACAENTLYTMNDDILFTEVAGTEVSSFEGLTEPFVQKVIPGGRYAVFTHRGTLRMLPQTFDYIWSTWFLTTKEELDWREDFELYDDRFLGYDHPDSEVDLYIPVR; encoded by the coding sequence GTGAATTATCGAAAATCATTGGAGCAGGCGGTTATATACATTGAAAACCATCTGGGATACAATATCATGGTCGAGGAGGTGGCAAAGGCTGCCGGATATTCTTATTATCATCTAAATCGACAATTCACAGCGATCCTGGGTGAAAGTATAGGCAGCTACATCAAGAAGCGCCGTTTGGCTGACGCATCAAAGAAGCTTCTCTATACCGATCTTAAAATTATAGATATTGCGATTGAATACGGTTTTGATTCTCCGGAAGCTTTTAGCCGTGCATTTAAAGCAATCTATAAGGTCAGTCCTCAGAGCTATCGTCAAAACCGTCTGGACATCTTCATCGGCGGTAAGGAACGTTTGGATACAGGATTGTTGGATCATCTGGCCCGTAATGTGACTGTCCATCCGCGGATCGTTGAACTGTTGGAGATCAAGGTCGCGGGGATTCGGGGAAAAACCACCTTGCGAGACAACCGTCTGCGAGAACTATGGGATAGGGCTAATTCTCTATATCGACAAATTCCCAACCGAATCCCAGGCGGGAGATCCTTCGGTATCTGCGAGGCATGTGCAGAAAATACGCTGTACACCATGAATGACGATATCCTTTTCACCGAAGTAGCGGGAACGGAAGTATCGTCTTTTGAGGGACTAACCGAACCCTTTGTACAGAAGGTAATCCCTGGGGGACGCTATGCGGTTTTTACACACCGAGGTACTCTGCGGATGCTGCCTCAGACCTTTGACTACATCTGGAGCACATGGTTTCTCACCACAAAAGAAGAATTAGACTGGCGGGAGGACTTCGAGCTTTATGATGATCGCTTCCTAGGATATGATCATCCGGACTCTGAAGTGGATTTGTATATTCCAGTAAGATAG
- a CDS encoding AraC family transcriptional regulator: MQYIKYKENKSHGTSEFPVGYYYVNHLHPQYTMPYHWHEELELIHIIEGEFEVTIDENSRLALPGDILIVNSGCLHGGIPHDCTYECIVFPCSLLLGKSFASPFLDKLNRFELRLDEYYPYDPKNKIYSLMEDSFQIMGCITARQELIAVGLLNQIIGFIYSENRYVIPDQAERSKHKNIYLLKNVLDYIDHNYSYKIELNDLAKIAGMSPKYFCRFFFEMTSRTPIDYVNYYRIERACYQLITTNDSITEISLSCGFNDISYFIKTFKKYKGKSPRQYFKELMP; encoded by the coding sequence ATGCAATATATTAAATATAAAGAAAACAAAAGTCACGGTACATCTGAATTTCCTGTTGGCTATTACTATGTGAATCATCTGCATCCGCAATATACAATGCCCTATCACTGGCATGAAGAGCTGGAACTTATTCATATTATAGAAGGGGAGTTCGAGGTGACGATTGATGAGAATAGCCGGCTCGCCCTGCCTGGAGATATCCTCATCGTCAACAGCGGCTGTCTGCACGGAGGCATACCTCATGACTGTACTTATGAGTGCATTGTTTTCCCCTGCAGCCTCCTGTTGGGGAAATCCTTTGCTTCTCCCTTTTTGGACAAATTAAATAGATTTGAACTGAGATTAGATGAGTACTATCCATATGATCCAAAGAATAAAATCTATTCCCTCATGGAAGATTCCTTTCAGATTATGGGGTGTATAACGGCCAGACAAGAGTTAATTGCCGTTGGGTTATTAAATCAGATCATAGGGTTTATCTATTCTGAAAACCGCTATGTCATCCCTGACCAGGCGGAACGTTCCAAGCACAAGAACATTTACCTTTTAAAAAATGTATTGGATTATATTGATCATAATTACTCCTATAAAATAGAACTGAATGATTTAGCAAAAATTGCCGGAATGTCTCCTAAATATTTCTGCCGTTTCTTCTTCGAAATGACTTCCCGGACACCTATCGATTATGTAAATTATTATCGCATTGAACGGGCCTGCTATCAGCTGATAACCACCAATGACTCCATAACAGAAATCTCCCTTTCCTGCGGATTTAACGATATCAGTTATTTCATTAAGACTTTCAAGAAATACAAAGGGAAATCACCCAGACAGTATTTTAAGGAACTTATGCCATAA
- a CDS encoding L-fucose isomerase, which translates to MAVSRLIGGYPVIGIRPVIDGRRGYLKVRESLEDQTMNMAKAAAELFQSNICYSNGDPVNVVIADTTIGGVGEAAACADKFRRAGVDITLTVTPCWCYGAETMDMDTKTIKGVWGLNGTERPGAVYLASVLATHAQKGLPAFGIYGHDVQDADETGIPEDVKEKLLRFGRAAVAVATMRGKSYLQIGSICMGIGGSIIDPSFIEEYLGMRVESVDEVEIIRRMTEGIYDKEEFDRAMAWTKKNCVIGFDKNPEAVQKSQEETEKDWEFVVKMMCIIKDLMNGNPNLEKGFEEESLGHNAIAAGFQGQRQWTDFYPNGDFAEAMLNSSFDWNGAREPYILATENDVLNGIGMLFLKLLTNRAQIFADVRTYWSEAAIKRVTDYNLEGRSKEAGGFLHLINSGAACLDASGKAVDKSGNRMIKPWFEVTEEDQKQILEATTWNQADFGYFRGGGFSSRFLTDCEMPVTMIRLNLVKGLGPSLQIAEGYTVHLPEEVSDVLWKRTDYTWPCTWFTPIITGQGAFASAYDLMNNWGANHGAISYGHVGADLITLCSILRIPVSLHNVPEEKIFRPAAWNAFGMDKEGQDYRACQTYGPLYK; encoded by the coding sequence ATGGCAGTGAGCAGATTAATTGGAGGCTACCCGGTGATAGGTATTCGGCCTGTGATTGATGGAAGAAGAGGATACTTGAAAGTAAGGGAATCGCTGGAAGACCAGACCATGAATATGGCTAAGGCAGCGGCAGAGTTGTTCCAAAGTAACATTTGTTATTCCAACGGGGATCCTGTAAACGTAGTGATTGCAGATACCACCATTGGTGGTGTGGGCGAAGCAGCCGCTTGCGCGGATAAATTCCGCAGGGCAGGTGTGGATATTACCCTGACGGTGACCCCATGCTGGTGTTATGGGGCAGAGACAATGGATATGGACACGAAAACCATCAAAGGGGTATGGGGACTTAATGGAACAGAGCGTCCGGGTGCTGTATATTTGGCTTCGGTGCTGGCGACTCATGCTCAGAAAGGCCTTCCTGCTTTTGGGATTTATGGACATGATGTGCAGGACGCCGATGAAACAGGGATACCTGAGGATGTGAAAGAAAAGCTGCTCCGTTTCGGCCGTGCAGCCGTGGCAGTGGCTACCATGAGAGGAAAATCCTATCTCCAGATTGGTTCTATCTGTATGGGAATCGGCGGATCCATCATTGATCCATCTTTCATAGAAGAATACTTAGGCATGAGAGTTGAATCTGTGGATGAAGTGGAAATCATCCGGAGGATGACAGAAGGCATTTATGATAAAGAAGAATTTGACAGGGCGATGGCATGGACAAAGAAAAATTGTGTGATAGGCTTTGACAAAAACCCGGAAGCGGTACAAAAGAGTCAGGAAGAAACAGAGAAAGACTGGGAATTTGTAGTAAAGATGATGTGCATTATCAAGGATCTGATGAATGGCAATCCGAATCTGGAAAAAGGCTTCGAAGAAGAATCCTTAGGCCACAATGCAATTGCTGCAGGATTTCAGGGACAGCGCCAGTGGACGGATTTCTATCCCAATGGCGACTTTGCCGAGGCCATGCTTAATAGTTCCTTTGATTGGAATGGCGCCAGGGAACCATACATATTGGCTACAGAAAATGATGTTTTAAATGGGATCGGTATGCTATTCTTAAAACTTCTTACCAATCGGGCACAGATTTTTGCAGATGTTCGTACCTACTGGAGTGAAGCAGCCATAAAACGTGTCACAGATTATAACCTGGAGGGACGTTCAAAAGAAGCCGGTGGGTTCCTGCACTTAATAAATTCCGGGGCCGCTTGTCTGGATGCCAGTGGAAAGGCTGTGGATAAAAGCGGAAACCGCATGATAAAGCCTTGGTTTGAGGTGACGGAAGAAGACCAAAAACAGATATTGGAAGCGACCACATGGAATCAGGCTGATTTCGGATATTTTAGAGGCGGCGGATTTTCTTCCCGTTTTCTTACTGACTGTGAGATGCCAGTGACCATGATCCGTTTAAACCTGGTCAAAGGCCTTGGGCCATCTCTGCAGATTGCAGAGGGGTATACGGTTCATCTGCCGGAGGAAGTGTCGGATGTTCTTTGGAAGAGAACCGATTATACATGGCCTTGTACCTGGTTTACTCCGATTATCACAGGCCAGGGTGCATTTGCAAGTGCTTATGACCTGATGAATAACTGGGGCGCAAATCATGGGGCAATCAGTTATGGACATGTGGGAGCTGACCTGATCACCTTGTGTTCCATATTAAGAATTCCTGTCAGCTTGCATAATGTTCCGGAAGAAAAGATCTTTCGACCGGCCGCATGGAATGCTTTTGGTATGGATAAAGAGGGGCAGGATTACCGGGCATGCCAGACATACGGTCCTCTTTATAAATAA
- a CDS encoding rhamnulokinase: protein MTQKQVLAADLGASSGRVMAGRYDGKRITLETIHRFSNDPVTMGDTMYWDFPRLFYEIKHGLLKAKSYGGFGSIGIDTWGVDYGLLDSKGRLLGNPVHYRDNRTEGYLKKSEQMIDKKRFYEITGNQFMEINTAFQLLAYNADSPELLKQADTLLLMPDLFRYFLSGEKNSECSIASTTQLFDMREKQWSWEVIKRLNLPERLFTPLVPWGSVSGKVSSSICEELGILPANVIAVAGHDTQSAMAAIPTQEKDYIFLSCGTWSILGTELDSPVISEKSLKYNITNELGVEGKYSFLKNIIGLWLVQESQRQWLREGKNYDFAGLEEMASKAEILKSFITPEAPEFLPPGDVPERIRSFCRKTGQPVPETEGEIICCINQSLAMAYRKALDEIEECTGKTYSMIYLVGGGAQSRLLCQMTADACNCTVVAGPIEATAFGNVMVQYIADHEFADLQQARKVLAESVEPILYEPKHTERWEEAYQWYRGNL from the coding sequence ATGACTCAAAAACAAGTATTGGCAGCGGATCTTGGAGCGTCCAGCGGGCGGGTCATGGCAGGGAGATATGATGGCAAACGAATCACATTAGAAACGATCCATCGTTTTTCAAATGATCCGGTTACTATGGGGGATACGATGTACTGGGATTTTCCCCGATTGTTTTATGAGATAAAACATGGACTTTTAAAGGCCAAAAGCTATGGCGGATTTGGCAGTATCGGAATTGATACATGGGGTGTGGATTATGGCCTTCTTGATTCTAAGGGAAGGCTCTTGGGCAATCCGGTCCATTACCGGGATAACCGTACGGAAGGTTATCTTAAAAAAAGTGAGCAGATGATCGATAAAAAAAGATTTTATGAGATTACGGGTAATCAGTTCATGGAAATCAACACGGCGTTTCAGCTCCTGGCTTATAATGCGGATTCGCCCGAACTCCTTAAGCAAGCAGACACCCTTTTACTTATGCCGGATTTATTCCGCTATTTTCTTTCAGGGGAGAAAAATAGTGAATGCTCCATCGCATCAACAACCCAGCTTTTTGATATGAGGGAAAAACAATGGTCATGGGAAGTGATAAAGCGGCTTAATCTGCCGGAAAGATTGTTCACACCCCTGGTGCCTTGGGGATCCGTAAGCGGAAAAGTAAGCAGCTCGATCTGCGAAGAGCTTGGAATACTGCCGGCGAATGTCATTGCAGTCGCCGGCCATGATACACAGAGCGCTATGGCAGCAATTCCGACACAGGAGAAAGATTATATCTTTCTAAGCTGCGGGACCTGGTCCATTCTGGGAACAGAACTTGATTCACCAGTAATCAGCGAAAAGTCGCTGAAATATAACATAACAAATGAGCTTGGGGTGGAGGGAAAGTATTCGTTCCTTAAAAATATCATTGGACTTTGGCTGGTACAGGAAAGCCAGAGACAGTGGCTCCGGGAAGGAAAGAACTACGATTTTGCCGGGTTGGAGGAGATGGCTTCTAAGGCTGAGATATTAAAAAGTTTTATTACGCCGGAGGCTCCGGAGTTTCTACCGCCGGGTGATGTACCAGAACGGATTCGCAGTTTTTGCAGAAAGACCGGTCAGCCGGTACCGGAGACAGAAGGGGAAATCATTTGCTGCATAAACCAAAGTCTGGCTATGGCCTATAGGAAAGCTCTGGATGAAATTGAAGAGTGTACGGGAAAAACATATTCCATGATTTATCTTGTGGGAGGAGGCGCTCAGAGCAGGCTGCTTTGCCAGATGACTGCTGACGCCTGTAACTGCACGGTGGTTGCCGGCCCAATAGAAGCAACTGCATTTGGTAATGTGATGGTCCAGTATATAGCGGATCATGAGTTTGCGGATTTGCAGCAAGCAAGAAAGGTACTGGCGGAATCTGTGGAGCCGATCCTATATGAACCAAAGCATACAGAACGGTGGGAAGAGGCGTATCAGTGGTACCGCGGGAATCTCTAA
- a CDS encoding class II aldolase/adducin family protein, with amino-acid sequence MIDSQYKELKEQICDICHKMWQLGWVAANDGNVSVKLDDESFLVTPTGISKSFITPERLLRIDENGNVLEGIDGFRPSSEIKMHLRCYKEREDVGAVLHAHPPVATGYAVAGKSLDEYSMIETIIALGSVPVTPYGTPSTYEVPDAIAPYLENHDAVLLQNHGALVVGADLLTAYYRMETLELFAKISLNAHLLGGAKEISEENIDRLISMREGYGVTGRHPGYKKYNK; translated from the coding sequence ATGATAGATAGCCAATATAAAGAATTAAAAGAGCAAATTTGTGATATCTGCCACAAGATGTGGCAGTTAGGCTGGGTGGCAGCCAATGATGGAAATGTTTCAGTTAAACTGGATGATGAGAGCTTCCTAGTGACGCCTACCGGCATCAGCAAAAGCTTCATTACGCCGGAAAGGCTGCTTCGCATTGATGAGAATGGAAATGTTTTAGAAGGAATTGATGGATTTCGCCCGTCTTCTGAGATAAAAATGCATCTGCGCTGTTATAAAGAGAGAGAGGATGTAGGGGCCGTTTTACATGCCCATCCACCGGTAGCAACAGGATATGCAGTGGCCGGCAAATCCCTGGACGAATACTCCATGATTGAGACCATAATTGCATTAGGCTCCGTACCGGTCACCCCTTATGGAACTCCATCCACATATGAAGTGCCGGATGCGATTGCACCGTATCTGGAAAATCATGATGCCGTATTGCTGCAAAATCACGGTGCTCTGGTGGTAGGAGCTGACTTGCTCACTGCTTATTACCGGATGGAAACCCTGGAACTGTTTGCAAAAATCAGCCTGAATGCCCATTTGTTAGGCGGAGCAAAGGAAATTTCCGAGGAGAATATCGACCGGCTGATTTCCATGAGAGAAGGCTACGGAGTAACAGGAAGACATCCTGGTTACAAAAAATATAATAAATAA
- a CDS encoding RbsD/FucU family protein, giving the protein MLKGIPPVLSPELLKVLCEMGHGDVLVIADGNFPAESVGKDGNVIRMDGHSVPDILEAVLSVFPLDRYVEQPVHLMKVVEGDQTEVPIWEDYKRIMKQKEGLGEEATGYLERFDFYREAKKAYAVIATGEQALYANIMLQKGVVK; this is encoded by the coding sequence ATGCTGAAAGGAATTCCTCCGGTTTTGTCGCCGGAACTTCTGAAGGTATTGTGTGAGATGGGGCATGGAGACGTGCTTGTGATTGCTGACGGTAATTTTCCCGCTGAATCAGTTGGAAAAGACGGGAATGTGATTCGTATGGATGGGCATTCCGTCCCGGATATTCTGGAAGCCGTGCTGTCAGTATTTCCTCTTGACCGCTATGTAGAACAACCGGTACACTTAATGAAAGTGGTGGAAGGCGATCAGACGGAAGTTCCGATCTGGGAAGATTATAAACGGATAATGAAGCAAAAAGAGGGACTTGGTGAGGAAGCAACAGGGTATCTGGAGCGTTTTGATTTTTATCGGGAGGCGAAGAAAGCCTATGCTGTAATCGCAACAGGGGAACAGGCCTTGTATGCCAATATCATGCTGCAAAAAGGAGTTGTAAAATAA